The proteins below come from a single Eubacterium limosum genomic window:
- a CDS encoding DUF739 family protein: MCFNYDRLLERVFEVFWDKRVFAVEMQMAEAVLISRIENKTPFRKEEIDRAVVLLDIDHEKISDYFFRIENDKRGQSEKM, from the coding sequence ATGTGTTTTAATTACGACCGGTTATTGGAAAGAGTGTTTGAAGTCTTTTGGGATAAACGTGTTTTTGCTGTTGAGATGCAAATGGCCGAAGCTGTCTTAATCAGCCGGATTGAGAATAAGACCCCGTTCAGAAAGGAGGAAATCGACCGTGCGGTTGTGCTGTTAGACATTGACCACGAAAAAATATCCGATTATTTTTTTAGAATTGAAAACGATAAAAGAGGTCAAAGTGAAAAAATGTGA
- the porA gene encoding pyruvate ferredoxin oxidoreductase, protein MKMRERLSGNEAIAIAMRQINPDVMPAFPITPSTEVPQYFSSFVADGKVDTVFVPVESEHSAMSAAIGAEAAGARTLTATSSCGMALMWEMLYVAASNRLPIAMALVNRALSGPININCDHSDAMGARDSGWIQIFAENNQEAYDNFVQAYRIAEHPDVRLPIMICQDGFITSHAVENIDLFEDAAVKDFVGEYTPDEYLLKAGEPLAVGPYAVSSYYMEAKRAQLEGLKNAKKVIQSVADDFESISGREYGLFEAYQMEDAEYIMIIMGSAAGTAKDTVDELRAAGVKAGVLKIRVFRPFPSEEIAEAIRHAKVIACMDRTESYNGYAGPIAEDVKNALYNINVNIPMINYVYGLGGRDVTIESLASVFDDMQKADKAGDVGENYRYLSVRE, encoded by the coding sequence ATGAAAATGAGAGAACGCTTATCAGGAAACGAGGCCATTGCCATTGCGATGCGTCAGATCAACCCGGATGTTATGCCGGCATTTCCCATCACGCCTTCCACAGAGGTGCCGCAATATTTTTCCAGCTTTGTGGCAGACGGTAAGGTCGACACGGTTTTTGTCCCGGTTGAAAGCGAGCACAGCGCTATGAGCGCGGCCATCGGTGCAGAAGCGGCAGGTGCCAGGACACTGACCGCCACCTCGTCATGCGGCATGGCGCTCATGTGGGAAATGCTCTACGTGGCGGCCTCTAACCGCCTTCCTATTGCAATGGCGCTGGTAAACCGTGCTTTATCTGGCCCGATCAATATTAACTGTGACCACTCTGACGCCATGGGAGCAAGAGATTCTGGCTGGATTCAAATTTTTGCCGAAAACAATCAGGAAGCCTATGACAATTTTGTTCAGGCATACCGGATTGCGGAGCATCCAGATGTCCGTCTGCCGATTATGATCTGTCAGGACGGCTTTATCACAAGCCATGCAGTTGAGAACATTGATCTTTTCGAGGACGCTGCTGTCAAAGATTTTGTGGGAGAATACACGCCGGACGAGTATCTCTTAAAAGCCGGAGAGCCTTTGGCGGTTGGTCCATATGCGGTAAGCTCATATTACATGGAAGCCAAAAGAGCCCAGCTTGAAGGCCTTAAAAATGCGAAAAAAGTCATTCAGTCTGTGGCTGATGATTTTGAGAGCATCTCAGGAAGAGAATATGGCCTGTTTGAGGCATATCAGATGGAGGATGCTGAGTATATCATGATCATTATGGGCTCAGCGGCAGGCACAGCCAAGGATACCGTTGACGAGCTTCGTGCCGCCGGAGTCAAGGCTGGCGTGCTGAAAATCAGAGTGTTCCGCCCCTTTCCTTCAGAAGAAATCGCAGAGGCCATTCGGCATGCAAAGGTCATCGCCTGTATGGATCGCACCGAAAGCTATAACGGCTACGCAGGCCCTATTGCCGAGGATGTGAAAAACGCCCTGTATAACATAAACGTCAATATCCCCATGATCAACTACGTTTATGGCCTTGGCGGCAGAGATGTTACCATCGAAAGCCTTGCGTCTGTCTTTGACGATATGCAGAAAGCGGACAAAGCAGGCGATGTCGGTGAAAACTACCGTTATTTATCGGTTAGAGAATAG
- a CDS encoding thiamine pyrophosphate-binding protein, producing the protein MILKCLKNEKVDIIFVYPGGSLLPLYDALHESPIEHILVRNEQAAPHYASGYARQSGKKN; encoded by the coding sequence TTGATCTTGAAATGTTTGAAAAATGAGAAAGTTGATATCATTTTCGTTTACCCGGGTGGGTCGTTGCTTCCTTTGTATGACGCATTGCATGAATCACCGATTGAGCATATTTTAGTCAGAAACGAACAGGCCGCTCCCCATTACGCCAGCGGCTATGCCAGACAGTCCGGTAAAAAGAATTAA
- a CDS encoding helix-turn-helix domain-containing protein, whose translation MKQTIGQRIRLALEINHMRQSDLSKKTGISPSAVNQYISGNFEPKQNNIYLLAKALNVNEAWLMGYDVTIERSDHSAPLITEQEVALLKLFRKLSEAGREEALKRVEELTALSQYLPE comes from the coding sequence ATGAAGCAGACCATCGGCCAGCGTATCCGGCTGGCTTTAGAAATAAACCATATGCGGCAGAGCGACCTGTCTAAAAAGACCGGGATCAGCCCTTCTGCTGTCAACCAATATATTTCCGGCAATTTTGAACCCAAGCAAAACAATATTTATCTGCTGGCAAAGGCTCTGAACGTCAATGAAGCCTGGCTCATGGGCTATGATGTCACCATCGAGCGCAGCGATCACAGCGCCCCGCTCATTACCGAGCAGGAGGTAGCCCTCCTGAAGCTTTTTCGGAAGCTCAGCGAAGCGGGGAGGGAAGAGGCCCTTAAGAGAGTGGAGGAGCTTACCGCACTCTCCCAGTATCTTCCAGAATAA
- a CDS encoding thiamine pyrophosphate-dependent enzyme → MSYNFKETMNKEERLAPGHRMCAGCGGTIAVRNVLRGLHEGDEAVITCATGCLEVSSFMYPFTAWKDSFIHNAFENAAATCSGVESAYRALKKKGKVQENYKFITFGGDGGTYDIGFQSLSGAMERNHDMVYVCYDNEAYMNTGIQRSSATPMYADTTTSPVGRESDGKEQNRKDLTEVLVAHDIPYAAQTTFIRNFKDLHTKAEKAIYTKGAAFLNVLAPCPRGWRYNTPDIMDICKMAVETCYWPLYEVAEGKWILNYEPKKKLPIEDFLKAQGRFKHLFKKENEGLIEKMQKEVDRKWEALQKRCDT, encoded by the coding sequence ATGTCGTATAATTTTAAAGAAACGATGAATAAAGAGGAACGACTGGCACCAGGCCACAGAATGTGTGCCGGCTGCGGCGGAACAATCGCGGTTCGGAATGTTCTGCGCGGCCTGCACGAAGGCGATGAGGCAGTGATCACCTGCGCCACGGGATGTCTGGAGGTATCTTCTTTCATGTATCCCTTCACAGCGTGGAAGGACTCCTTTATCCATAATGCCTTTGAAAACGCCGCTGCCACCTGCAGCGGTGTGGAATCTGCATACCGTGCCTTAAAGAAAAAAGGAAAGGTACAGGAAAATTATAAATTCATTACCTTTGGCGGTGACGGCGGTACCTACGATATTGGCTTCCAGTCTCTTTCAGGCGCAATGGAGAGAAACCACGACATGGTTTACGTCTGCTATGATAACGAAGCCTACATGAATACAGGAATCCAGCGCTCCTCAGCAACGCCCATGTACGCAGACACCACCACAAGCCCTGTCGGCCGAGAATCAGACGGCAAGGAGCAGAATCGAAAAGATTTAACCGAGGTGCTCGTCGCCCACGACATCCCCTACGCGGCCCAGACCACCTTTATCCGGAATTTCAAGGATCTTCATACAAAGGCAGAAAAAGCGATCTATACAAAAGGCGCGGCCTTTTTAAATGTCCTCGCGCCCTGTCCGCGGGGCTGGCGATACAACACGCCGGATATCATGGATATCTGTAAGATGGCGGTTGAGACCTGCTACTGGCCGCTTTATGAGGTGGCTGAGGGAAAATGGATACTCAATTATGAGCCAAAGAAAAAACTGCCCATCGAAGATTTCCTGAAAGCTCAGGGCCGTTTCAAGCATTTATTTAAAAAAGAAAATGAAGGGCTCATTGAAAAAATGCAGAAAGAAGTCGACCGTAAGTGGGAAGCGCTTCAGAAAAGATGTGACACTTAA